One segment of Paraburkholderia bonniea DNA contains the following:
- a CDS encoding DHA2 family efflux MFS transporter permease subunit, whose amino-acid sequence MNMAVTVSAGAASGDPSPPATTSAAAPAPLSGGALALLTIGLALGTFMEVLDTSIANVAVPTISGSLGVATSEGTWVISSYSVASAIAVPLTGWLARRVGEVRLFTLSVVLFTLASALCGFAQNFEALIAFRLVQGLVSGPMVPLSQTILMRSYPPEKRGLALGLWAMTVIVAPIFGPVMGGWITDNYTWPWIFYINVPIGLFSGACAFFLLRGRETKTSRQRIDAIGLALLVIGVSCLQMMLDLGKDHDWFNSGFIVTLALIALIALTFMLVWEMTEKDPVIDLSLFKDRNFALGAVITSFGFMAFFGSVVIFPLWLQTVMGYTAGLAGLATAPVGLLALVLAPLLGRNLHRLNLRMVASFAFLVFAFVSFWNSTFTLDVPFDHVIWPRIVQGIGVACFFVPMTTITLSSVADERLASASGLSNFLRTLSGAIGTAVSTTYWENHAVYHHAVLAESVSNASQNTAAYSDALASLGISGLGATAQLNQVVTQQAYMMATNDFFRMSCVGFLLLALLVWITRPSKGARASMGH is encoded by the coding sequence ATGAACATGGCTGTCACGGTTTCCGCTGGTGCAGCATCCGGTGATCCTTCCCCACCCGCAACCACGTCTGCCGCTGCACCCGCGCCGCTAAGCGGCGGCGCGCTGGCGTTGCTGACCATCGGTCTGGCGCTGGGCACCTTCATGGAAGTGCTCGATACGTCGATCGCCAATGTCGCGGTGCCGACCATTTCTGGCAGCCTGGGTGTGGCGACCAGCGAAGGCACGTGGGTGATTTCGTCGTATTCGGTGGCGTCCGCGATTGCCGTGCCGTTGACCGGCTGGCTGGCGCGCCGGGTGGGCGAGGTGCGCTTGTTCACGCTATCGGTGGTGCTGTTCACGCTGGCTTCGGCGCTATGTGGCTTCGCGCAGAACTTCGAAGCGCTGATCGCGTTCCGGCTGGTTCAGGGGCTGGTCTCAGGCCCGATGGTGCCGTTGTCGCAAACCATCCTGATGCGTTCCTATCCGCCTGAAAAACGTGGCCTTGCGCTGGGCCTGTGGGCGATGACGGTGATTGTCGCGCCGATTTTCGGGCCGGTGATGGGGGGCTGGATTACGGACAACTACACCTGGCCGTGGATCTTCTATATCAACGTACCGATTGGCCTGTTTTCTGGGGCCTGCGCCTTTTTTCTGCTGCGCGGACGCGAAACGAAAACGTCGCGGCAGCGCATCGACGCGATTGGCCTCGCGCTGTTGGTGATCGGCGTGTCGTGCCTGCAAATGATGCTCGACCTCGGCAAGGATCACGACTGGTTCAATTCCGGTTTTATCGTCACGCTGGCGCTGATCGCGCTAATCGCGCTGACGTTCATGCTGGTGTGGGAGATGACCGAGAAAGATCCGGTGATTGATCTCTCGCTCTTCAAGGACCGGAATTTCGCGCTTGGCGCAGTGATTACTTCGTTTGGCTTTATGGCGTTTTTTGGCTCGGTGGTGATTTTTCCGCTCTGGCTGCAAACCGTGATGGGTTATACCGCGGGTCTTGCCGGACTGGCGACCGCGCCCGTGGGTTTGCTGGCGCTGGTGCTGGCACCGCTGCTCGGCCGCAACCTGCACCGGCTGAACTTGCGCATGGTGGCCAGCTTCGCTTTCCTTGTGTTTGCGTTTGTCTCGTTCTGGAATTCGACGTTCACGCTGGACGTGCCGTTCGATCACGTGATCTGGCCGCGCATCGTGCAAGGCATTGGCGTCGCCTGCTTTTTTGTGCCGATGACCACGATCACGCTTTCCAGTGTTGCCGATGAGCGTCTTGCCAGCGCCTCGGGGCTGTCGAATTTCCTGCGCACGTTATCGGGCGCGATTGGCACTGCCGTGAGCACGACGTACTGGGAAAATCACGCGGTTTATCACCATGCGGTGCTGGCGGAGTCTGTCAGTAACGCTTCGCAGAACACAGCCGCGTATAGCGACGCGCTGGCAAGCCTGGGTATCAGTGGCCTGGGCGCGACGGCGCAACTGAACCAGGTGGTGACGCAGCAGGCGTACATGATGGCAACCAACGATTTTTTCCGGATGTCGTGCGTGGGTTTTCTGCTGCTGGCGTTGCTGGTGTGGATCACCCGCCCGTCTAAAGGCGCTCGCGCGTCGATGGGGCATTGA
- a CDS encoding pirin family protein gives MNPIQPASVQTFHRGIARLSSPSVQPGMNHTHRARELIRPGDWAAIDPFILMMEDWFPRGVFELHPHRGLETVTFIIDGQLDHQDSHGNQGSIRPGDAQWMTAGSGIIHNEVPAADSVVHSLQLWVNLPAASKMVPPRYQDLTADKVPVRHEPGVEIRVYSGASNEVQSGTMNYTPVKMLLIRMAPGTTLTETIPADYNGFVYVMKGALEAGADQAQRVAANQLGWLTRDAAHHSSDVRLKAGDEPTELLLVAGQPLHEPVVARGPFVMNTPEQISDAYRDYREGRFATE, from the coding sequence ATGAATCCCATCCAGCCAGCCAGCGTTCAAACCTTCCATCGCGGCATCGCCCGCCTGTCGAGCCCGTCCGTGCAACCCGGCATGAATCACACTCATCGCGCGCGTGAGCTGATTCGCCCTGGCGACTGGGCGGCGATTGATCCATTCATCCTGATGATGGAAGACTGGTTTCCACGTGGCGTGTTCGAGCTGCATCCTCATCGCGGCCTCGAAACCGTGACCTTCATCATCGACGGCCAGCTCGATCACCAGGACAGCCATGGCAACCAGGGCTCGATTCGCCCGGGTGACGCGCAGTGGATGACCGCGGGTAGCGGCATCATCCACAACGAAGTGCCCGCCGCCGATAGCGTGGTGCATAGCCTGCAACTGTGGGTCAACCTGCCCGCCGCGAGCAAGATGGTGCCGCCGCGCTATCAGGATCTGACGGCTGACAAAGTGCCCGTGCGGCATGAACCAGGTGTCGAAATCCGGGTGTATTCGGGGGCTTCGAACGAGGTCCAGTCCGGCACCATGAACTACACGCCGGTAAAAATGCTGCTGATCCGGATGGCACCAGGCACGACGCTAACGGAAACCATCCCCGCCGATTACAACGGCTTCGTGTATGTCATGAAAGGAGCACTGGAGGCCGGTGCCGATCAGGCCCAGCGTGTCGCGGCAAACCAGTTGGGCTGGCTCACACGCGATGCTGCGCACCACAGCTCCGACGTGCGGCTCAAGGCTGGCGACGAGCCCACCGAACTGCTGCTAGTGGCTGGCCAGCCGCTGCACGAACCCGTCGTGGCACGTGGCCCATTCGTGATGAACACGCCTGAGCAGATCAGCGATGCCTATCGTGATTACCGCGAAGGGCGCTTCGCTACCGAGTAA
- a CDS encoding type II secretion system protein N: MTFWMRRVRAALPWVLVGVLSSGATLIALLPAAWIAPMFAKATNGHINLADPSGSLWRGSATLMLAAGTDASGATVLPGRIEWQTAFWPLFTGRVRMQMRQTDAMPDAVRVDAQLRGATLSAGGIGVPAALLAGLGAPFNTLDLQGDVRLSWTDWRSFGSEAFGQLVITLNEMSSRVSRVKPLGSYRVVFQAEGAGATLDLSTTKGPLMLSGHGTLREGAVSFQGSASSAAEARENLAGLLNLLGRPNGPDSVALVFAR; this comes from the coding sequence ATGACTTTCTGGATGCGGCGCGTGCGCGCTGCCCTACCGTGGGTGCTGGTCGGCGTGCTGTCGAGCGGGGCGACGCTGATAGCGTTGTTACCCGCAGCATGGATCGCGCCGATGTTTGCCAAGGCGACTAACGGCCACATCAATCTGGCCGATCCATCGGGCTCGCTCTGGCGTGGTTCGGCCACCCTGATGCTGGCGGCGGGGACGGACGCCAGCGGCGCGACGGTGCTGCCTGGACGGATCGAATGGCAGACTGCGTTCTGGCCACTCTTCACCGGCCGAGTGCGGATGCAGATGCGGCAAACGGATGCGATGCCGGATGCCGTGCGGGTCGATGCGCAACTGCGGGGCGCGACGCTGAGCGCGGGCGGGATCGGGGTGCCAGCGGCGCTGCTGGCGGGTCTGGGTGCGCCGTTCAACACCCTCGATCTGCAAGGCGATGTGCGGTTGAGCTGGACCGATTGGCGCAGTTTTGGCTCAGAGGCGTTTGGCCAGTTGGTCATCACGCTCAACGAGATGAGCTCGCGGGTTTCGCGGGTCAAGCCGCTGGGTTCTTACCGGGTGGTGTTCCAGGCGGAAGGCGCGGGCGCGACGCTCGATCTTTCAACCACTAAAGGCCCGTTGATGCTGAGCGGCCATGGCACGCTGCGTGAAGGCGCGGTGTCGTTTCAGGGCTCCGCTAGCTCTGCGGCTGAAGCCCGTGAGAACCTTGCCGGGCTGTTGAACTTGTTGGGCCGGCCGAATGGGCCGGATTCGGTGGCGCTGGTTTTCGCGCGCTAG
- a CDS encoding PulJ/GspJ family protein → MKPAVHSERSERSGLCPLVRQRAVSRGAPRRLRMGGFTLIELLVAIAILAVVAVLSWRGLDQIIRGRQIITHSMEDERVFAQLFDQLRIDARKASSDDEAGQPAVSLSGNVVQIVREMDLPGVAPRLQVVRYRISEGRIVRYASVPLANVGELRRTLAAGENDTWSAVPLMGGVGAIQVRVYVPKTGWTTTMKSVENALTTNNNNLKVPQLGNAPLPRSVTGLEVRISAPSLQYPVTRMFLVGE, encoded by the coding sequence ATGAAACCAGCCGTTCACTCTGAGCGTTCTGAGCGCTCCGGCCTCTGTCCGCTTGTGCGGCAGCGCGCGGTGTCGCGCGGGGCACCGCGCCGGTTGCGCATGGGTGGCTTCACGCTGATCGAACTGCTGGTGGCGATTGCCATTCTGGCGGTGGTGGCTGTGCTGTCCTGGCGCGGGCTTGACCAGATCATCCGGGGCCGCCAGATCATCACGCATTCGATGGAAGATGAACGGGTGTTCGCCCAGTTATTCGACCAACTGCGCATTGATGCGCGCAAGGCAAGTTCCGATGATGAAGCGGGCCAGCCAGCGGTATCGCTGAGCGGTAATGTGGTGCAGATCGTGCGCGAGATGGATTTGCCCGGTGTGGCACCGCGCTTGCAAGTGGTGCGCTATCGCATCAGCGAGGGCCGGATCGTGCGCTATGCGTCGGTGCCGCTGGCCAATGTCGGTGAGTTGCGGCGCACGCTGGCGGCGGGCGAAAACGATACCTGGAGCGCAGTGCCGTTAATGGGCGGCGTGGGTGCGATTCAGGTGCGGGTGTATGTGCCGAAAACCGGTTGGACCACGACGATGAAATCCGTGGAAAACGCGCTGACGACGAACAACAACAATCTGAAAGTGCCGCAGCTGGGCAACGCGCCGTTGCCGCGCTCGGTCACGGGGCTTGAGGTTCGTATCAGCGCGCCTTCGCTGCAGTACCCGGTGACGCGGATGTTTCTGGTGGGGGAGTGA
- a CDS encoding GspH/FimT family pseudopilin yields MPPAVALRETRRIRPGAAGFTLLEMLVVLVIAGLLISLASLTLTRNPRTDLNEEAQRLALLFESAGDEAQVRARPVAWQPVDGGFRFDIRTSDGWRPLRDDLLGPRRWEGGVTSVSINYPGSDTSAQRVVFGTESIDVPVQVTLFAAVGHATITGTGNGRYEVR; encoded by the coding sequence TTGCCGCCAGCTGTCGCATTACGTGAAACCCGCCGCATCAGGCCTGGTGCGGCGGGTTTCACGCTGCTTGAAATGCTGGTGGTGCTGGTGATCGCTGGTTTGCTGATTTCGCTGGCTTCGCTGACGCTCACGCGTAACCCTCGTACTGATCTCAACGAAGAAGCGCAGCGTCTCGCGTTGTTGTTCGAATCTGCTGGCGATGAGGCTCAGGTGCGCGCCCGTCCGGTGGCGTGGCAGCCGGTTGATGGCGGCTTTCGTTTTGATATCCGTACCAGCGATGGCTGGCGTCCGCTGCGCGATGACCTGCTTGGGCCGCGCCGCTGGGAAGGGGGCGTGACGAGCGTCTCGATTAACTATCCGGGCTCGGACACCAGCGCCCAACGCGTGGTGTTTGGCACCGAAAGCATTGATGTGCCGGTGCAGGTCACGCTGTTCGCCGCAGTTGGGCACGCGACGATCACCGGTACGGGAAATGGCCGTTATGAAGTCCGCTGA
- the gspG gene encoding type II secretion system major pseudopilin GspG, translated as MQLWTNRRTALAGVRTRRQRGFTLIEIMVVIAILGILAALIVPKIMSRPDEARRVAAKQDIGTMMQALKLYRLDNGRYPTQDQGLRALIEKPGTDPVPNNWKDGGYLERLPNDPWGNTYQYLNPGVHGEIDVFSYGADGKAGGDGNDADVGSWQ; from the coding sequence ATGCAACTGTGGACCAATCGCCGCACCGCACTCGCCGGAGTGCGCACCCGCCGTCAACGAGGGTTCACGCTAATCGAAATCATGGTCGTGATCGCCATCCTTGGCATTTTGGCCGCGCTAATCGTGCCAAAAATCATGAGCCGTCCGGACGAAGCACGCCGGGTCGCGGCCAAGCAGGACATCGGCACGATGATGCAGGCGCTGAAACTGTATCGCCTCGATAACGGTCGTTATCCCACTCAGGATCAAGGGCTGCGCGCGTTGATCGAAAAGCCCGGCACTGATCCAGTGCCAAACAACTGGAAAGACGGTGGCTATCTTGAGCGTCTGCCGAATGACCCATGGGGCAACACTTACCAGTATCTGAATCCAGGCGTGCATGGCGAGATCGACGTCTTTAGCTATGGCGCGGATGGCAAGGCCGGCGGCGATGGTAACGACGCCGATGTAGGCTCGTGGCAATAG
- the gspL gene encoding type II secretion system protein GspL produces MSTLIVLLPPRDPAVPSQEWQLPDLPFLLLDKAGRTQRAGRSSLALLPRASTTILMIAARDLLMLAATVPPLKGPRLRQALPNIVEDQLIQDPQTCHIALDPEPLGGGRKLLAVIDRGWFRFICESFAAAGQRNLRAVPVMRCLPQATAVLAEAQALAAQAEAANAALAAAKVDAEVNVETNANADADPAATSSALPAVAPATPMVAAVLGMVVPTAPALLGEAVPEASVPCVELALVRGLYGEGLALPAAAVAPTLRTLAGEAPVKLYRLSDMPGETQRASSTARPTVAALFPGAQPLTFETLARRACDCRFDLCQFEFSVQPWRLDRALLRRLRVPVMLAVASVVIALIGANVQWLMLARQRDAIHAQMTELLFNAFPKTTVVLDAPDQMSRQLQQLRVAAGELSPDDFLSLADGLARSLGPVPVNGIAALDYHDHRLEVSFKPQIKVDPDLGQRLARNGLTGAIDSSTGKWTIRSGQ; encoded by the coding sequence TTGAGCACGCTGATCGTTCTATTGCCGCCGCGTGATCCGGCGGTGCCCTCACAGGAATGGCAACTGCCGGACCTGCCGTTTTTGTTGCTCGACAAAGCGGGCCGCACGCAGCGTGCGGGCCGCTCGTCGCTGGCTTTGCTGCCGCGTGCTTCCACGACGATCTTGATGATCGCGGCACGTGACCTGCTGATGCTGGCGGCGACGGTGCCGCCGCTGAAAGGCCCCCGGTTGCGCCAGGCGCTGCCGAACATTGTCGAAGACCAACTGATCCAGGACCCGCAAACCTGCCACATCGCGCTAGACCCCGAGCCATTAGGCGGCGGGCGCAAGCTGCTGGCGGTGATTGACCGGGGCTGGTTCCGCTTTATCTGCGAGAGCTTCGCCGCGGCAGGCCAGCGCAATCTGCGGGCCGTGCCGGTGATGCGCTGTTTGCCGCAAGCGACGGCTGTGCTGGCTGAAGCGCAGGCGCTGGCCGCGCAGGCGGAAGCCGCAAACGCCGCGCTGGCAGCGGCCAAGGTTGATGCAGAGGTAAACGTAGAGACAAACGCAAACGCTGATGCCGATCCGGCCGCAACCAGCAGCGCGCTGCCCGCTGTCGCTCCAGCGACGCCGATGGTGGCGGCGGTGCTGGGCATGGTGGTGCCCACTGCACCTGCGTTGCTGGGCGAAGCGGTGCCAGAGGCCAGCGTGCCGTGCGTTGAACTGGCGCTGGTGCGCGGGCTGTATGGCGAAGGCCTGGCGCTGCCTGCGGCGGCGGTCGCGCCGACGCTGCGCACGCTCGCGGGCGAAGCCCCAGTCAAGCTCTACCGGCTGAGTGACATGCCTGGCGAGACGCAGCGGGCGTCATCGACGGCTCGTCCTACGGTTGCGGCATTGTTCCCCGGCGCGCAGCCGCTGACCTTCGAAACTCTCGCGCGGCGTGCCTGTGATTGCCGCTTCGATCTGTGCCAGTTTGAGTTTTCGGTGCAGCCATGGCGGCTGGATCGCGCGCTGTTGCGGCGCTTGCGCGTGCCGGTGATGCTGGCGGTGGCGAGCGTGGTGATCGCGCTGATCGGGGCGAACGTGCAATGGCTGATGCTGGCACGCCAGCGTGATGCGATTCACGCGCAGATGACCGAGCTGCTGTTCAATGCCTTCCCCAAAACCACGGTAGTGCTCGATGCACCCGATCAAATGTCGCGGCAGTTGCAGCAACTGCGGGTGGCGGCGGGTGAGCTTTCGCCGGACGATTTTCTGTCGCTGGCCGATGGCCTCGCGCGCTCGCTTGGGCCGGTGCCGGTGAACGGCATCGCCGCGCTCGATTATCACGATCACCGGCTTGAAGTGAGCTTCAAGCCTCAAATCAAAGTTGATCCCGATCTGGGCCAGCGCCTGGCGCGTAACGGGCTGACTGGCGCGATTGATAGCAGCACTGGCAAATGGACCATCAGGAGCGGCCAATGA
- the gspI gene encoding type II secretion system minor pseudopilin GspI has product MRAARGFTMIEVLVALAIVAVALAASLRAVGSLASAQTELHQRLLAGWSADNTLAQMRLTHAWPEVGEQSFDCSQGSLTLMCTARVTATPNPVFRRVEVSVTMPGRGGNLAQMVAVVPNETSRSL; this is encoded by the coding sequence ATGCGGGCCGCACGTGGCTTCACGATGATCGAAGTGCTGGTGGCGCTGGCGATTGTCGCGGTGGCGCTGGCGGCTTCGTTGCGGGCGGTGGGTAGTCTCGCCAGCGCTCAGACCGAATTGCATCAACGTCTTCTGGCGGGCTGGAGCGCGGATAACACGCTGGCTCAGATGCGGCTCACGCACGCCTGGCCAGAGGTGGGCGAGCAAAGTTTTGACTGCTCCCAGGGCAGCCTGACGCTGATGTGCACGGCGCGCGTGACGGCGACGCCTAATCCAGTTTTTCGCCGTGTCGAGGTGTCGGTGACGATGCCTGGACGCGGGGGTAATCTCGCCCAGATGGTGGCGGTCGTTCCCAATGAAACCAGCCGTTCACTCTGA
- the gspF gene encoding type II secretion system inner membrane protein GspF, protein MPAFRYEAIDAAGKAQKGVLDADSARSARTQLRTQGLTPLVVEPAATRTRGERSQRLSLGRRLSQREQAILTRQIASLLIAGLPLDETLAVLTEQSERDYIRELMASIRAEVLGGHSFASALAQHPRDFPEIYRALVAAGEHTGKLGLVLSRLADYIEQRNALKQKIVLAFTYPMIVTLIAFGIVTFLLSYVVPQVVNVFASTKQQLPFLTLMMMALSDFVRHWWWALLLGLALLVYVVRSVLAQPGPRFAFDRWVLGAPLFGKLVRGYNTVRFASTLAILTAAGVPILRALQAASETLSNRAMRGNIDDAIVRVREGTSLSRALGNTKTFPPVLVHLIRSGEATGDVTTMLDRAAEGEARELERRTMFLTSLLEPLLILAMGGVVLVIVLAVMLPIIELNNLVQ, encoded by the coding sequence ATGCCTGCATTCCGTTACGAAGCGATTGATGCTGCGGGCAAGGCGCAAAAAGGCGTGCTGGATGCCGATAGCGCTCGCAGCGCCCGTACCCAGCTTCGCACTCAAGGGCTGACGCCGCTGGTGGTCGAGCCCGCCGCGACCCGCACCCGGGGCGAGCGTAGTCAGCGGCTGTCGCTTGGGCGGCGGTTGTCGCAACGCGAGCAAGCCATCCTGACGCGGCAAATCGCCAGCCTGCTGATCGCCGGGCTGCCCCTGGACGAAACCCTCGCAGTGCTTACCGAGCAGTCAGAGCGTGATTACATCCGCGAGCTCATGGCGTCGATTCGTGCCGAAGTGCTGGGCGGCCATTCGTTTGCTAGCGCACTGGCACAGCATCCCCGTGATTTCCCCGAAATTTATCGCGCGCTGGTTGCCGCAGGTGAGCACACCGGCAAGCTGGGACTGGTGCTGTCGCGTCTCGCTGACTACATCGAACAGCGCAATGCGCTTAAACAAAAAATCGTGCTGGCGTTCACCTATCCGATGATCGTCACGCTGATTGCGTTTGGCATCGTGACGTTTTTGCTGAGCTACGTCGTGCCTCAGGTGGTCAATGTGTTTGCCAGTACCAAACAGCAACTGCCCTTTCTGACGCTGATGATGATGGCGCTTTCGGATTTCGTGCGGCACTGGTGGTGGGCGCTGCTGCTGGGGCTGGCGCTGCTGGTGTATGTGGTGCGCTCGGTGCTGGCGCAGCCCGGGCCGCGCTTTGCGTTTGATCGCTGGGTTCTGGGCGCGCCGCTCTTTGGCAAGCTGGTGCGGGGCTATAACACGGTGCGTTTTGCCAGCACGCTGGCCATTTTGACGGCCGCAGGCGTGCCGATTCTGCGTGCGTTGCAGGCCGCTAGCGAAACCCTTAGCAATCGCGCGATGCGCGGCAATATCGACGACGCCATCGTGCGGGTGCGTGAAGGCACGTCGCTGTCACGGGCGCTGGGCAATACCAAGACGTTTCCGCCAGTGCTAGTGCATTTGATTCGTTCGGGTGAAGCCACCGGCGATGTGACGACCATGCTTGACCGCGCCGCCGAAGGCGAGGCGCGTGAGCTGGAGCGGCGCACGATGTTCCTGACGAGCTTGCTGGAGCCGTTGCTGATTCTGGCGATGGGCGGGGTGGTGCTGGTGATCGTGCTGGCGGTGATGCTGCCGATCATCGAATTGAACAATCTGGTGCAGTAA
- the gspK gene encoding type II secretion system minor pseudopilin GspK, with the protein MAATTTATTITFRPNPRRSRGVAIISALLVVALSAILVSGMLWRQQVQIRRIENQRLLAQAQWVARGALDWTRLILRSEGDTSAGITYLGGVWGVPIAKTRLSDFLGQIGDVRAEQGAATYLSGSIEDAQAKFNLRNLVSNAGPGMLQLNMEQVLAFQRLLGLLGIDGQLAKKTALQLRAGLAQSATRFQTQTSPSGTPTAVTPPQEGGVIGGSNFTDAPGLSDSDDNASVAPLQMTSVDSLLDVPGFTVEEVARLRAFVTVLPTPTALNMNTAKPEVIAAVVPGMNLSSAQAFTARRETVFFHNISDVQLALRGAGVQQPTVALDLLDVNTSYFLIHGDVQHERAQVSRTTLLYRDAQTHTTRIVWVRDQT; encoded by the coding sequence ATGGCGGCCACCACCACGGCCACCACCATCACATTCCGCCCAAACCCGCGCCGCTCGCGTGGCGTGGCGATTATCAGCGCGCTGCTGGTGGTGGCGCTGTCCGCCATTCTCGTGTCGGGGATGTTGTGGCGGCAGCAGGTGCAGATTCGCCGGATCGAGAATCAGCGGTTGCTGGCCCAGGCGCAGTGGGTGGCGCGCGGTGCGTTGGACTGGACCCGGTTGATCCTGCGCTCGGAAGGCGATACCTCGGCAGGCATCACTTACCTCGGTGGCGTGTGGGGTGTGCCGATTGCGAAAACCCGTCTGTCGGATTTTCTCGGGCAGATTGGCGATGTGCGGGCCGAGCAAGGCGCGGCGACGTATTTATCCGGCTCGATTGAAGATGCCCAAGCCAAGTTCAATTTGCGCAATCTGGTGTCGAATGCCGGGCCAGGCATGCTGCAGCTCAATATGGAGCAGGTGCTGGCGTTTCAGCGTTTGCTGGGCTTGCTCGGGATTGATGGTCAGTTAGCGAAGAAAACCGCGCTGCAACTGCGGGCGGGCCTTGCGCAGTCGGCGACGCGGTTTCAGACGCAAACTTCTCCGTCTGGCACGCCAACGGCTGTGACGCCGCCGCAAGAGGGCGGAGTGATCGGCGGGAGTAATTTCACCGACGCGCCTGGTTTGTCCGATAGCGATGACAACGCGAGCGTCGCGCCGTTGCAAATGACCAGCGTGGATTCGCTGCTGGATGTGCCGGGCTTCACGGTGGAGGAGGTGGCGCGTTTGCGCGCATTCGTCACGGTGCTGCCCACACCAACGGCGCTCAACATGAATACCGCCAAGCCCGAGGTGATCGCCGCCGTGGTGCCGGGCATGAACTTGTCGAGCGCACAGGCCTTTACCGCACGCCGCGAGACGGTGTTTTTTCATAACATCAGCGACGTGCAACTGGCATTGCGCGGTGCGGGCGTGCAGCAGCCCACCGTGGCGCTTGATCTGCTTGACGTCAATACGTCTTACTTTCTGATCCACGGGGATGTGCAGCACGAACGGGCGCAAGTAAGCCGGACCACGCTGCTGTACCGCGATGCGCAAACCCACACCACGCGCATCGTGTGGGTGCGTGACCAGACCTGA
- the gspM gene encoding type II secretion system protein GspM — protein sequence MKTELLETWSGFWEARTSREKALLTWGAIALGVVLAWSVLWAPAQEGRTRLRETLPGLQRQLAQMNAQANDARALSAASQSIAPTGGALKDALSASLNERGFAPVQVQLMGSAVQVQMKNASFPAWITWLDEVRRQFKVQVSEAHFTALKDDGQVDLSVVLQPASASGSR from the coding sequence ATGAAAACCGAATTGCTTGAAACATGGTCTGGCTTTTGGGAAGCCCGCACGTCACGCGAAAAAGCGCTGCTGACATGGGGTGCCATTGCGCTTGGCGTGGTGCTGGCGTGGTCCGTGCTGTGGGCTCCGGCGCAAGAAGGCCGGACGCGTTTGCGCGAAACTTTGCCGGGATTGCAGCGGCAACTGGCGCAAATGAATGCGCAGGCCAACGATGCGCGTGCGCTGTCGGCGGCGAGCCAAAGCATTGCGCCGACCGGCGGGGCACTGAAGGATGCGCTGAGCGCCTCTTTGAATGAGCGTGGCTTCGCGCCAGTCCAGGTGCAATTGATGGGCAGTGCGGTGCAGGTGCAAATGAAAAACGCGTCGTTTCCAGCCTGGATCACCTGGCTTGATGAGGTGCGCCGCCAGTTCAAGGTGCAGGTTTCCGAGGCGCATTTCACGGCGCTTAAGGACGACGGCCAGGTTGATTTGAGCGTGGTGCTGCAACCGGCTAGCGCCTCAGGCTCCCGTTGA
- a CDS encoding general secretion pathway protein GspC, protein MNALQIRLLALALFAVFCATLTYWAITLTSHNGAPLPAAAVRAPVSVEQTATLFGGQLTRSINQDVRLFGVLALREGAAAIISTGGEPSRAVSLGSTIMQGATLAEIRSRSIVVDHNGVHSEVFLPTNVSGPAIYVR, encoded by the coding sequence ATGAACGCTCTCCAGATACGACTTCTTGCGCTCGCGCTGTTCGCGGTTTTCTGCGCAACCCTCACTTACTGGGCCATTACGCTCACGTCACACAACGGTGCGCCGTTGCCTGCCGCGGCTGTCCGCGCCCCGGTTTCAGTCGAACAAACCGCCACGCTCTTTGGCGGCCAGCTTACGCGCAGCATCAACCAGGATGTGCGTTTGTTCGGTGTGCTGGCGCTGCGCGAAGGCGCGGCGGCAATCATCAGCACAGGCGGTGAGCCTTCGCGGGCAGTGTCGCTGGGCAGCACGATCATGCAAGGCGCAACGCTAGCCGAAATTCGCAGCCGCTCAATCGTCGTCGACCACAACGGCGTCCACTCCGAAGTTTTCCTGCCCACCAACGTTTCTGGCCCGGCCATTTACGTACGCTAG